Within the Desulfovibrio sp. genome, the region TCAATCCACGGAGGTGCTTGTCATGACGTCACAGTGGGAAAAATTGGGGAAGGTTTTGAAAGACAAGGCCCCGGAACTTGCCTCTGCTTTTTGCAGCCAAGACACCCGTCAAGGAGAAGCGGCCGCAGAGATCCTGAACATGATCCTAGCTGGAAAGGTCTCTTTAGTTGAATTACCGGCCATGATTGAAGAAGGCGAGGTTGTTGCAGCAGTTAAGGCAGCAAACACTATCTTCAAGAAGTACATTCTTGCTCAAGAGAAAAAAAGCGTTATCGACATATACGGTCCAGAGATCACAACAAAAACCAACCGGAACTTGGTCATCATCGCCTCAATTATAACAATCTCCTTCGCTATTATTTTTATCCTGATTTTAACAAAAGGTTTTGGACAACTCGACAAGGATACCTTCTCTAACAACGGTCCCCTCGGGATGCTCATTGGCGCGTTGATTTCTGCGTTTACTACAGTAGTGCAATATTTCTTTGGCTCCAGCGCATCGGGAAACCAAAAGGACGCTATGCTCTGGACTTCTTCTCCACCCAAGTAAGGATTCCATTTCTCTGGGGAGCATAAGGCCGGGGACATCCATTTGGAAGCCTCGTCCCGGGAACGCCCAGTCGCGAACATTGCCGAACTGAGAAGTACTGTTTTCTTTCCGCATGTGTAGGTCCATCAGCCAAACCTAAGAACACACGTTCAGTCCACGCGCCAGCAGCTTCAAACCGTGGGACGCTGCTCCCCAGAGCGCAACTTGTTGGTCAGTGACCAGGCGAATGGGCACCCTGGCCAACAAGTCAGAATGAGTGGCGCTTGAGAGGAATTCCTTCATGAACGCGGGGTGGATGAGCAGCAGATGGTTCCTGGTCACCACCCCTCCTGAGATGAAAAGCCCCCCCCGGGCCAGGACCTCCAGCACGTAATCCCGGCAGGCCCGGCCAAAGAATCTCGCGAACCATGCGGCTGTTGGCGACTCAGGAGTAAGTTTTGCGGCCACCTCGGCCGGGGCGAGTTTTTCCCCGGTCAGGAAAAGATGAATCAAGGCCAGCCCTGATCCAGAAACCACGCTCTCCCAGCGAACGTATGGTTCCCCCAGAACTTCAAGCGCGAATTCCTGAAAGCGGTGTTCCAGGTCACCGGTAACGGGGAGCGCCGCGTGCCCGCCCTCGGAAGCGCACAGTGCGTAGCCCTCGCTGCCAACCGGCACCAGGGCCGTTTTGCCAAGGCCTGTTCCAGGCCCGATCACCGCCTGGGTCAAGCTGACGTCCATTCGTCCCGGAGTCACTGTCGTGGAACGCTCTTCCCAAAAAAGGCGGCAGCCGTGCGCTTGGGCCGCGAAATCGTTCATCATGACTGTCCGCTTCGGGAGAAAACCGGACGGAAGATCGTCCAGATCCATGATATAGCCGATGTTGGGCGGGCGGCAGAAACGATCGCCCTCAACCGGCCCGGCCACGGCCAGCACGGCCGCCTGCAAAGAAGGCTCACCGAGGCCGGAGAGCGCTTCTCCTATGAGATCACGAAAACTGTCGAATCCCGATGTGACAAGCTTCACCTGCTTCAGGAGCTCAAGGTTATCCCCGGAAGAGAACAGGGCGAAACGGCTGTTCGTCCCCCCGATATCGGCCGCCAGTATGTGTGAAGTTTCCTTGCCCATCGTTGGTTTCTAGGTGGATTCGCTTTGGGGGGCAAGGCCGTGGTTGTCAAAACCGTAAGATTCTGGAAAATACGGGTACCGGACAACTTGAGGAGGCATCATGCGCGCACGCGCCCTGTTTACCGCTGTTTTCTTCGCCCTTGCCCTGGCTGGTAAGGCCCACGCCGAGCCCGTCAACTTCAAGGAACTCATCCCGCTGGTGAGCATCAACATTCCGGGCTGGACCCCTGGCACGCCCAACGGCACAACCGTGAAAGCCCCGGTTGAGGCCAGCGAGGCGGCCCTGGAATTCACCAAGGGGGACGCCAGCCTTGAAGTGGCCATTTTCGATGGAGGCCCTGCCCTTGGTTCAGCCACTGCCATGGTCAGCCAAGTGGACATGGAGAGCACCGAGGAAGTCATCAAGTCCCTGACCATCAAGGGATTCAAGGCCACCCTCTATCTGAACCTCAAAGAGAAAGAGTCGGATTTGGTGATCATGGTGCCCCCCCGGTTCGCAGTGACCGTGCACCTGTCCGGCGCATCGGATACCGAACTCTTGAAAAGCACGGCAGCCCAGATCGACCTGGCCAAGCTGTCCACCCTGGGGAAATAGCGAGCGTAGGTCCGGCCGAGAAGGCCGAAGATGCAACCTGAAGTGATCGCTCCATGATGAGTTCACAAGACATTCTGAACTTCACCACAATCGACGAACGGCTGGCCTCTTCAGGCCAGCCCATGCCTGAGCACTTTCCCATCCTTGCTGACGAAGGTTTCGAGGCCATCATCAACCTGGCCACCAACGCGTCCACCGGCCACCTGCCCAAGGAGCCCGAGCTGTGCTCCATGGCCGGACTTCAATTCACCTGGCTGCCCGTTGCCTGGGACGCACCGACCGTGGAGGACTACCTGGCCTTTCAGGACTGGCTGGACGCCCACCGCCACCGCAAGGTGCTGGTCCATTGCGCCAAGAACTGGCGCGCGTCCCTGTTCTGCGCTCTGTACCGGGTTATCCGTGAGGGGCTCGATCCGGCCAGCGCATGGGATGAAGTGCTCGGAGTCTGGGAGCCTGACGAGGTGTGGTCCAAGCTGGCCCGAAAGGTGCTCGCCCAGGCCGCCCCCGGGGTGGCGCCAACCTCTTTCTAGCTTTCCCCGTCCTGCTGTCCGCCTTGCCCGGGAGTCACGTATTCCACCTGAACCTTCAGGGGGTCCTTCACGTGCAGGTCCCTCTGCGGGAAGGGGAACTCGATTCCATTCTGGGTAAAGAAATCCCACATGGAAGTCTGGATGGCACTGGCAACGTTGGCCACTCCCCGCTCAGGATGCACCATCCAAACCCGAAGCTCCAGCACGATGCCGTCCTTTCCGAATTCCTTGAGGAGCACGTTGGGCGAGGGGTTGGCGAGCACACGCTCTTTGTCTTCTGTGGACTTGAGCATGAGTTCCATGGCCAGTTTCAAGTCGGTGGAATAGGCCACTGCCACGGGGATCTTCAACCGCACGCTGGGCCCGGTGAAGGTCCAGTTCACCACCTTCTCCTGAACGAGTTCGTCGTTGGGGATGAGGTACGACTTGCCGTCGCGGGTGACCATGGAAGCGAAACGCGCGTTCATGGACTCCACCCGGCCGTAGACGCCGCCCACTTCGATCACGTCCCCGGGCTTTATGGAATTGTCCAGCAAGAGGACCACGCCACTCACCAGGTTCGACACCACCTTCTGAAGGCCGATGCCGATCCCCAAGCCAACGGCGCCGCTGAACACCGTGAGCATTTGCAGGTTGATGCCCACCAAATCGAGGGCTGTCACAAAGGCCACGATGTAGAACCCGGCCTTGGTGAGTTTGATCATGAGCACCCTGACCCTGGGCTTCATCTCGGCCACTCGTTCCAGGCCTGCCTCCATCAGGGCACAGAACTTGTTTATGAGCGGCAGCATCACTGCCAGAAGCAGCACTGCCTTGACGATCTCCAGCACCGAGACCCTCTCGTTGTCGAAGGTCAGGGCCAACTTGTCCATGTAGGCCAGCATGGGATCGAGAATCCCCAGCACCTCAAGAAAAAAAGCACCCACAACAGCCGCGGTCACAGCTTTGGTCCATCCGGGAGGCAACAGGATGGACGCGAACAGCTGTATTACCAGCCAAGCCTCGGAAAACTTTATGCCGAATTCGGTCACGGCCAAGGGCCAACCCCGTGCCATGGAACTCCAGTAGACCACCTGGATCAACAACAGGCCAAAAAGCGGCGTGAGAAGCGATGAGAGCCTTGTGTCCACCCAGTCCTTCAGGCCGGGTTTGTCCAAACTTACATTGCCGAGCTTGGCGCACAGCTGCCTTGCCAGCAGGTATCCCAAAGCGGCCGCGCCCAGGAGGGCCAAGGCCTGCCAGAGTGCGCCCATGTGCCAGAAGTGGGTCTGGAACCACTCCGCCAGGTTGGCCTGCCCGTGAAAAACTTCCTTGAAGCGTGCACCCTCCATGTCAGCTCTCCTTCTTCACGGCCAAGCTCACCCCATCCCCGACCGCAGTCAGACATGCGTCCACCCTGGAATCGCAGCGTAAAAAATCGTTGAAGGCCCTGACGGCCCGGGTGTCCGGATCATCCACGGCCTGGTCGATCACCCGGCCGTACCACAGAGTGTTGTCCACAACGATCAACCCGCCGGGACGCAACAGGGTAAGGCAACGCTCGTAGTAGTTCCGGTAGTTCACCTTGTCCGCGTCGATGAAGGCCATGTCGAAGGTTTCAGCGAAACCCGATGCCAGCACAGTGTCCAGGGTGGCCAGTGCCGGAGCCAGGCGCAGCTCGATCTTTCGTTCCACCCCGGCCTCGCTCCAGTAGCGCCTGGCCACGCTTGTCCAGGATTCGGAGATGTCGCAAGCCAGCAGGTATCCGTCTTCGGGCAGGGCCAGGGCAGTACACAGGGAGCTGTATCCGGTGTAGACTCCTATCTCTATGGCTCGCCGTGCCTGGATGAGTTTCACCAGGAGCATGAGAAAGCGTCCCTGGTCCCAGCCTATGCGCATATTCGCCTTGGGGTCGGTGTCGGTCTCGGCCCCCAGGCGCTTCAAAATGTCCGGTTCATCGGGCTGCATGGCCCGCACATAGGCGATAAGGTCCTCGGTGATGCACAGAGGCTTGGTGGTCATGGCTGCTCCGCGTCTTGACAAGGTGCTCTGCCTGGGTTTTCTAGCACCTCCTCCATCCGGAAGAAACCGCCCATGCACGACGTTCTTACTTTTCTGCTCACCGGCACCACCCTGGGTCTGGCCGCCAGCCTGACACCCGGCCCTTTGCAGGCGCTCATCTGCGTGCAGACCATCACCCACGGTCCGCGCGAAGGCGCCAGGGTTGGCATGGCTCCGCTGTTCACGGACCTACCGGTGATGGCCCTGTGCCTGCTGGTGCTGGAAGCGCTTTCCAGCCAGGCATGGCTCATGGGGGCGATATCACTCATCGGGGGAGCGGTTGTGATGCGCTTCGGCTGGGGGTCAATGACGGCCAAGCCGGTGGACCTTGCCGGAGTGCCCACCCAGGCCAAGAGCTGGCGCAAAGGCCTGGCCACCAACATCTTAAACCCCAAGATGATCCTGTTCTGGGGAACGGTGGGTTCGCCCACCCTGCTTGCGGCCTATAAAAGCTCACTCGCAGCCGCCGCTGCTTTCCTTTTGAGCTTCTACCTTCTGCTTGTCGGCACCAACATCGCCCTGGCTTGGCTCTCCGGAAGGTTCTCGCGTTTTCTGTCCGGCCCTGGCTACGTCTGGACCATGCGGGTGCTTGGGGCGCTCCTCATGCTTTTGGCAGCCCACATGGTCTGGGACGGGCTTTCGCGCCTGGGTATCGCTTAAATCATTGCCGCAATACATCCGGGTTGCCCGGTGATGTATGCGAGGCACTTGTTCCCCGCGCCCCCACAGGTTATCAACTTTTTCTCAGCTCCGAGTATCAGCGAGGTACCCCCATGCCCCATCACAAGCCCTTCACAGTAGCCCTCATACAGATGGCCCCGGCCGACACCCCGAGCCGTTCCATAGAAAAGGCCGCCGACCTCTGCGCCCAGGCCGAGAAACAGGGAGCCAAGCTCCTGTGCCTGCCGGAGCTCTTCGCCACCCCCTATTTCTGCCAGACCGAGGACCACGCCCACTTCTCCCTGGCCGAGCCCATTCCCGGCCCGACCACGGACGCACTGGGCAAGGCCGCCAAGCTCTCCTCGGCCACCATCATCGCCCCCATCTTCGAGCGCCGGGCCGCCGGGCTCTACCACAACTCCCTGGCCGTCGTCGGTCCAGACGCGGGCATCATCGGTGTGTACCGCAAGATGCACATCCCGGACGACCCGCTCTTCTACGAAAAATTCTACTTCGCCCCGGGCGACCTGGGGTTCAAGCGCTTCGACACTCCTGTCGGCCCGGTGGGCACCCTAATCTGCTGGGACCAGTGGTACCCCGAAGCCGCGCGCCTCACCGCCATGCGCGGCTCCAATATCATCTTCTACCCCACGGCCATCGGTTGGCACCCTTCCGAAAAGGCCCAGTACGGGGTCGAACAGCGAGACGCCTGGATCACCATCCAGCGCGCCCACGCCATTGCCAACGGCTGCTACGTGGCCGCAGTGAACCGCGTGGGGCACGAAATTCCGGAAACGGGCGGCGACGGCCTGGAATTCTGGGGATCGAGCTTCATCTGCGGACCAATGGGCACCATTCTCGCCCAGGCCTCCACCGACAAGGAGGAGATCATCCTGGCCGAGGTGAACCCCAAGCAGGTGGACACCACCCGCACCCACTGGCCCTTCCTGCGAGACCGCAGAATTGATGCGTACGGGCCGCTGGAGAAGAGATTCATCGACGAGTAGGAGAAGACCGGGGGAAACCTAAGTGAACAAAAGGTTTCCCCTGCCCCCTTCCAAAAAACTTTAGCAAGCTTCGCGTCTGTCTCGAAAATACGTCGCGAAGCCGTATGGGAGTGCAGAGGGCGAAAGCCCTTTGCCCACCGGAGGCTTCTTACATGACCATGTCCGCCGACTACCGCCTTCCCGCAGAATGGGAGCCCCATGCAGCAACCTGGATTGCCTGGCCCAAGAACTCCAACGACTGGCCCGGCAAGTTCCACCCCATAGGCTGGGTGTTCGGCGAGATAGTGCGCAAGCTCGCCCCCTACGAGAAGGTGCGCATCCTGGTGGACGACGCCCTCTGGGAGGCTAAAGCCAGGCGCGTACTTGCCAAGGTGGGAGTGGACGCCTCACGCGTGCATTTCTACCATATCCCCACCGACCGTGGCTGGTGCCGGGACATGCTCCCGGCCTTCACCGTGCGCCAGAAGTCGCCCCGCGCCCGGGCCGTGCGCTTCGTCTTCACGGGCTGGGCCAAGTACTCCGACCATACCCTGGACGCCGCAGCCACCGCCAAGGTTGCCGAGGCTCTCAAAATCCCGGCCGTGGACGCTGTGCTGGGCGAACGCACCGTGGTGCTGGAGGGCGGCGGCATCGACTGCAACGGCCAGGGTGTGCTGCTGACCACCGAGGAATGTTTCCTGGACCCCGTCACCCAGGTGCGAAATCCGGGCATGGCGGCCAAGGACTACGAGCAGGTGTTCAAGAAGTATCTGGGAATCAAGCAGGTGGTCTGGCTTGGCCAGGGCATCGCTGGCGACGACACCCACGGTCACGTTGACGACCTATGCCGCTTCGTGGGGCCCCGCACCGTTGTACTGTGCAAGGAAAACGACCCTTCGGACGCCAACTACCGCCCCCTGCAGGAGAACCGGGAAAGGCTGGAGGGAGTGAGACTCGCGGACGGCGGCACGCTCGAGGTGATCGGCCTGCCCATGCCCGAGCCGCTCTTTTTCGACGGGGTAAGGGTCCCGGCCAGCTATGCGAATTTCTATATCGCCAACGGCACCGTGCTGGTGCCTACCTTCAACGACATATTCGACCGCAAGGCCCTGGGGATTCTAAGCGAGTGTTTCCCGGACCGGGATGTGGTGGGCATTCATGCCGTTGATCTTGTCTGGGGCTTCGGCACCCTGCACTGCCTGACCCACGAACAACCGGCCACCGGTCATTTGGGAGAAGAATAAAGAGGTAGAAAGCGGGGCTCCGCCCCGCCCCCCGCCAGGGGAAATGATTTCCCCTGGACCCCTCAATTCGTTTGCGCCCGATTTTCCGGCATGCCGGGAAATCGGGCGCAAACAATATGGGATTCCAAAGGGGCTTGGCCCCTTTGGCCGCCGGAGGCCTCTTCAACTCCAACAATCCAGCTATTCCACCCACCCCTTGGCTTCGAAACCGCCGTTCACCAGCTCTTCCTTGTTGTACAAAAATTCGCCGCCCCCCATGGCCTGAAAGCTCCCGCCAGCACCAAGGACAATGGCGTGCCCCGCGGCCGTGTCCCACTCCCAGGTGCGGTTGAATCGCGGATACAGGTGTGCCGCGCCCTCGGCCACCAGCCCGAGCTTCAAGGCTGATCCGGCCGCCACCATCCTGTGGTTCGGGAAGCGCTCAAGGTAGGCGGTCAAGCGCTCATCCGGGTGCGACCGGCTCCCAACCACGAGCAGAGGTTCCCCTGACTTTGGCGCATGGGCATGAATGGTCTGTTTCTCTCCGCCCTGGTACTTTAGGCTGCCCATGCCAGGCCCCCCGGCATAGAGGGTGTCCGTCACGGGCACGTACAAAACACCGAACACGGGCCTGCAATTCTCCACCAACCCGATGTTCACAGAAAATTCGCCGTTTCGCTTCACGAATTCCTTGGTGCCGTCCAGAGGATCCACCAGCCAGAAACGCTTCCACTTCCGACGCTCGCTGTAGGCTGGTTTGGGCGTCTCCTCGGACAATACCGGTATGTCCGGGTGCAGCGCCGCCAACGACTGGAGAATGATCTCGTTGGAGGCTCTGTCCGCCCTGGTGATCGGGGACTGATCGTCCTTTAATTCCACCTCGAAATCCGTTGAGTAGATCTGCATGATTGCCTGCCCGGCCAGGCGGGCCACGGCGCAGATGGCGTCGTAATCGATCGTGGAGGGCATGTCGGCTCCCTTTCTAAGGGTTGTAGGCGCCCAAAGCTTCTGTCACTGGGCCCGAGGCAAGTATGCGGCCGTGCTCGAGAACCAGGGCGTGATTCACGGCCGAGGGAATCTCAAGCGGATTGTGGGTGACCATCACCAGATTCTTGCCGTGGGCGGCAAGGTCGTCCAGGAGGGCCAAAATTCCGCTTCGAGCCCGTGGGTCTAGACCCCCCAGCGGCTCGTCCAGCAGGATGACCTCTGGGTCAAAGGCCAGGGCCCTGCCGATCATGGTTTTTCGGGCCTGCCCCTGCGACAGGGTGGACATAGGCCTGTCCGCCAGAGGTGACAGCCCCAGCCTGTCCATCCAGCTCGCGGCCGTGGCCAGCATGTCGGGGGTTGGTTCCTCGTAGAGCCCGAAGCTGCCGAAAAAGCCGGAGACAAGCGCTTCGCGCACCGTGAATCCGTGAGGATATTCCGCCTGCCATTCCCAGGAGACAAGGCCGATATGGGAGCGCAAATCCCACAAGCTGACCGGTTCCGCCAGGCCGAATCGCGTTATGCTGCCCGAAGCGGGATGCAGATCCCCGGCCAAAAGTTTCACGAAGCTCGACTTTCCAGCACCGTTTCGCCCGGCCACAACCCAATGCTGGCCCGGCTCAAGGGTCCAGTTGATGTCCGTGAGCACCTCGTTGCCGGAAAGAACCACACTTGCTTCACGCACTTCCAGGAGCGCCGGACCGGGAGGTGCCTTTGCTGGAACGGCCCGGCGAGCTTGCCGGACAGGAGAATGGCGTTTCGCCATTTCCTTGAGGCTGCCGCGCATCACCGCCCTGCCGTCCTCAAGCAGCGTGGCGTCAAAGCCCAAGTCAGGCAGGCTCGCGGGATGGTGGGTAGCGGCCGCCAATCCGACTCCCTGCCCGGCCAGCCGCTCCAACACACTGTGCAGCAGCCTTCTGGAAGAGACGTCCAGACCGTCGGTGGCCTCGTCCAGAAAAAGCCACTGCGGAGAGCGAACCATGGCCCTGGCCAAAAGAACAGCCATTGCCTGCCCCTGGGACAGTTCCTGGAACGGACGGTAGGCAAGCTCGGAGAGGCCCAGGGTTTCGAGTGCTTCCAGGGCGAGGCGCCGCTCATCTTCGCCCACTGTGCCGGAAGGTAGCGGGGAATCCGTCAGCCCGGACACAGCAATCAGCCAGCCCGAAGGGTTCCAGCCTCTGCGCCGATACAGGTCGCGCAGGTCGGCCCCGGCAAGACCGATTCGTTCGCGAGCTTCTATGGGGCTTGGCGTGACCTGCCCATCCACGATGTAGAGCCGTTGCCCCGCGTAGCCGCCGCCCGGAAGCTGATCTGGCCAGATTTCTCCGCGGGCAAGACGCAACAAGGTGGACTTCCCGGCTCCGTTGCCGCCCACCAAAGCCACTCTCCCTCCCGGGGGAAGATGCCACGATACACTGTCCAGGATGGGGGTGCCGCTGCGGCTCACCCGGACGTTGTCGAGTATGATCTCAAGACTCATGACCAACGGGATGTATCTCCGGGCCGGTCAAAAGGCCATACCCACGACCGCCTTGCATTTCGCGAGGTAAAGAGTAATTTTAAAACTCGTCTTGCCCAGGAGGATTTCGCCGTGAGCACGTGCAGGGTTTTGCTAGTGGATGACGAGGCCGAATTCATCGATACTTTGGGGAAACGCCTTTCCCGTCGTGGACTTACCGTCCACCTGGCACATTCCGGGCAGGAGGCCCTGGACACCGTGACTGCCCAGGAACTCGACGTGGTGGTGCTGGACGTGAAGATGCCTGGCATGGACGGCATCGAGGCACTGCAGAAGATCAAGGCCGTAAAGCCCGAACTCGAGGTGGTCATGCTCACCGCCCACGCCAATGTTGAGGTGGCCATGCGCGGCATGGAACTTGGAGCCTTCGACTACCTCATGAAACCCGTGGAGCTGGACGATCTGCTGTACAAGATCCAGGATGCCAACAAGAAGAAATGTCTGACGGGCTGATTCATCCGTGTTCACACGCCTGAAAACATTCTTCTCGAACCTGGTCGGCGGTGGCGAAGACTTGCGCCATGGTCTTTCCGACGAGGAGATTCTGGCCGAGTTCAAGAAACGCTACCACAATTTCCGGCTGCTTTTAACGGCCAACAAGAAAACCTTGGCCATCATGAGCGAGATGGAGCAGGCCATGCGCGGCCAGTTCATCTTCGGCATGTCCTTCGTGCGTTCCCAGGCCACGGCCGCTTCGGTCAACGTCTTCCGCATCGTCAAACACCTCTCGGAGATCGCACCGTCAAAATACGACGTGCTTTTTGACCGCCTAAAGGACATCCAGTCCCAGATCGGGGCCGTGCTGGACCGCCAGCCCCAGACCGTTGCCACTGAACTGGTGCTGCCTCTGGAAGAGGTGGGAAGGGAAAAAGCCGACCAGGTGGGCTCCAAGATGGCCAACCTGGGCGATATCATGACCCGGCTGAACCTCCCGGTTCCCGCCGGATTCGCCGTAACCTCGCTGGCCTACGCCCGTTTCATGGAGGACACGGGCCTCCTGGAAGAGGTCAACCGCATGATACAGGCAGTGGGCGCGGACGACCATGCCACGCTCTTGCCGCTGTGCTCGCAGATACAGCAGATGATCGTGAATGCCGAGCTTCCCCAGAGCGTGGCCGACGCGCTCACCGAAGCATATAAAAAGCTTGAATCTAAGACCATGCCCGGGGTGCGGGTTTCCCTGCGCTCAAGCGCCCTTGGAGAGGACGCCCTGGGGCAGTCCTTTGCCGGCCAGTTTCGCAGCGTCTTGAATGTAAGCGCCGAGGAACTTCTCATCACCTACAAGGAAATCGTGGCCAGCAAGTACAGCCCCCAGGCCGTGACCTACCGCCTGGCCAAGGGCATTCCCGACGAAGACGTGGCCATGTGCGTTGGCTGCATGGCCATGATCCACGCCAGGGCCGGCGGGGTCATCTACTCGCGCAACCCCATGTCCATCCGTGACGACGAGGTCTTCATCCACTCGTCCTGGGGCCTGGCCAAGACCGTGGTGGACGGGGCCGTGGCCTCGGACCTGTTCGTGATAAAAAGAGGCTCCCCCCCGAAGCTGGTGGACAGCCACATCTCCGTCAAGGACCGCATCTACAAGTGCGACGACGTTGCGGGCGTATGCCGCCAGGAGGAAGCCGGCCCTCTGGCCGGGCAACCAAGCCTCACCGAGGAGGAAGCCCTGCGCCTGGGCGAGATCGCCATCGCCCTGGACAAGACCTACGCGGAGCCCTTGGACATCGAATGGGCCATGGACGAGGACCGGCAAATCTTTCTTCTTCAGTGCCGGCCCTTGAAACAAATGGAGACCGGGCGGGCCAAGCGGCCTGAAGGCCAATTCGGCAAACCGCTGCTCTCCGGCGGAGTTACCGGAAGTCCGGGAGTGGCCGCAGGAAAAATTCACCTGGTCCGGCGCGACATGGACATGCTCACCTTTCCCGATGGCGGGGTTCTTCTCTGCGCCGAGGCCTTGCCGCGCTGGGCCACGCTTCTGAGCAAAGCCTCGGCCGTCATCGCCGAACGAGGCAGTTCCGCAGGGCACCTCTCCAACGTGGCCCGCGAATTCGGCGTGCCCGCGCTCATGGGTGTGGAAGGTGCTGTGGCCGCGCTCTCCGGAAAATCCGAGGTCACCGTGGACGCGGACGGCCTGGCTGTCTACTCCGGGAAGGTCGAAGGTCTTCTGGCCCTGGCACCGCCCAAAGAGGAACACCACAACCTCCTCTCGCCCATGCACGCCATTCTGCGGGACGTTCTGGACCTTGTGGCCCCCCTCAACCTTCTGGACCCAGGCTCGCCGGAGTTCATTCCGGAGAACTGCAAGACTCTCCACGACATCACCCGCTTCTCCCACGAAAAATCCGTGGTGGAGATGTTCCGTTTCGGCCAGGATTTCCAGTTCTCCAAACGGGCCTCAAAGCAGCTCAAGTACCGTGTTCCCATGAAATGGTTCTTCGTGAACTTAGACGACGGTTTCACCCATGAGGTGAAGGGCAAATACGTCACCATGGAGGATATCGCCTGCGACCCGGTCCACGCCCTGTGGGAGGGGTTCGTGGCCGTACCCTGGGAGGGCCCTCCTCCGGTGGACGCGGCTGGCCTTCTACACATCGTGGCCCACTCCACTGTGAACCGGAATATCGCCCATGTGGACCAGGAATACGCGCAGGGTAATTATTTCATGATCTCCAGGCATTACATGTGCCTGAGTTCGCGCTTTGGCTACCACTTCTGCACCGTGGAAGCCCTGGTGGATGAACGGGAGAATGAAAACTACGTGAGCTTCCAGTTAAAGGGCGGAGCCGCTGAGCAGGACCGGCGCGCACGAAGAGCCCGGTTCGTGTCCGAGGTGCTCGAAAGCTACAATTTCCGGGTGGAGAGACAAGTCGACGAAATGCGGGCCGTGTACGCCAAGGGCCCCATGGACGTGATGCTCGATAGGCTCCGGGTGATCGGCTATCTCTTGATGCACACCAGGCAGCTGGACATGGTCATGACCAACGAGGCCCTGGTGGCGCACTACCGGCAGCGTTTCGACAATGAGATCGGGGAGATCCTGCGTGAGGCCGGGGAAAAGCACATGGCCGAGGTGATGAGGGAGATGGCCTAAACATTGGCCGGCTACTCCTCTTCTTCCAGCTCCCCGCTTATCTGAAACTTCTTCATGAAGGCCCGGTCGATGCGGTCCTTCAGCCAGAACGCGGTCTGCCCCTCGTAGGCAAGCCACCCCTTGCCCAGAATTCCCCGGCCGTCGCCGCAGTTGAGTATCAGCAGATACCCCCCGGCGGTGCCGGTGAACTCCATGAGATCCCCACCGCCCAGCGCGGCCATCAGGTTCTGGTGCAGCACTGGGTTCTGCCGCACCGGGTAAACCCCGACCTTGTCCAGCTCCTTGGGTTCGAAACTGATGCAGTCCCCTCCGCCAAAGATGTTCGGATGGCT harbors:
- the cysQ gene encoding 3'(2'),5'-bisphosphate nucleotidase CysQ, with translation MPSTIDYDAICAVARLAGQAIMQIYSTDFEVELKDDQSPITRADRASNEIILQSLAALHPDIPVLSEETPKPAYSERRKWKRFWLVDPLDGTKEFVKRNGEFSVNIGLVENCRPVFGVLYVPVTDTLYAGGPGMGSLKYQGGEKQTIHAHAPKSGEPLLVVGSRSHPDERLTAYLERFPNHRMVAAGSALKLGLVAEGAAHLYPRFNRTWEWDTAAGHAIVLGAGGSFQAMGGGEFLYNKEELVNGGFEAKGWVE
- a CDS encoding ATP-binding cassette domain-containing protein, coding for MALVGGNGAGKSTLLRLARGEIWPDQLPGGGYAGQRLYIVDGQVTPSPIEARERIGLAGADLRDLYRRRGWNPSGWLIAVSGLTDSPLPSGTVGEDERRLALEALETLGLSELAYRPFQELSQGQAMAVLLARAMVRSPQWLFLDEATDGLDVSSRRLLHSVLERLAGQGVGLAAATHHPASLPDLGFDATLLEDGRAVMRGSLKEMAKRHSPVRQARRAVPAKAPPGPALLEVREASVVLSGNEVLTDINWTLEPGQHWVVAGRNGAGKSSFVKLLAGDLHPASGSITRFGLAEPVSLWDLRSHIGLVSWEWQAEYPHGFTVREALVSGFFGSFGLYEEPTPDMLATAASWMDRLGLSPLADRPMSTLSQGQARKTMIGRALAFDPEVILLDEPLGGLDPRARSGILALLDDLAAHGKNLVMVTHNPLEIPSAVNHALVLEHGRILASGPVTEALGAYNP
- a CDS encoding response regulator, with the translated sequence MPRYTVQDGGAAAAHPDVVEYDLKTHDQRDVSPGRSKGHTHDRLAFREVKSNFKTRLAQEDFAVSTCRVLLVDDEAEFIDTLGKRLSRRGLTVHLAHSGQEALDTVTAQELDVVVLDVKMPGMDGIEALQKIKAVKPELEVVMLTAHANVEVAMRGMELGAFDYLMKPVELDDLLYKIQDANKKKCLTG
- a CDS encoding pyruvate, water dikinase, with protein sequence MFTRLKTFFSNLVGGGEDLRHGLSDEEILAEFKKRYHNFRLLLTANKKTLAIMSEMEQAMRGQFIFGMSFVRSQATAASVNVFRIVKHLSEIAPSKYDVLFDRLKDIQSQIGAVLDRQPQTVATELVLPLEEVGREKADQVGSKMANLGDIMTRLNLPVPAGFAVTSLAYARFMEDTGLLEEVNRMIQAVGADDHATLLPLCSQIQQMIVNAELPQSVADALTEAYKKLESKTMPGVRVSLRSSALGEDALGQSFAGQFRSVLNVSAEELLITYKEIVASKYSPQAVTYRLAKGIPDEDVAMCVGCMAMIHARAGGVIYSRNPMSIRDDEVFIHSSWGLAKTVVDGAVASDLFVIKRGSPPKLVDSHISVKDRIYKCDDVAGVCRQEEAGPLAGQPSLTEEEALRLGEIAIALDKTYAEPLDIEWAMDEDRQIFLLQCRPLKQMETGRAKRPEGQFGKPLLSGGVTGSPGVAAGKIHLVRRDMDMLTFPDGGVLLCAEALPRWATLLSKASAVIAERGSSAGHLSNVAREFGVPALMGVEGAVAALSGKSEVTVDADGLAVYSGKVEGLLALAPPKEEHHNLLSPMHAILRDVLDLVAPLNLLDPGSPEFIPENCKTLHDITRFSHEKSVVEMFRFGQDFQFSKRASKQLKYRVPMKWFFVNLDDGFTHEVKGKYVTMEDIACDPVHALWEGFVAVPWEGPPPVDAAGLLHIVAHSTVNRNIAHVDQEYAQGNYFMISRHYMCLSSRFGYHFCTVEALVDERENENYVSFQLKGGAAEQDRRARRARFVSEVLESYNFRVERQVDEMRAVYAKGPMDVMLDRLRVIGYLLMHTRQLDMVMTNEALVAHYRQRFDNEIGEILREAGEKHMAEVMREMA